In a genomic window of Candidatus Thorarchaeota archaeon:
- a CDS encoding zinc-binding dehydrogenase — MKTLMKTAHGPGNLELKDNPKPEPASNEALVKVAAAGICGTDIHIKHDQAFHTPPVVLGHEYSGTVVGIGSDVCSIEVGDDVVSPATAYCGQCHQCKTGHVNRCTDSNKRILGVSRANGAFAQYLIVPEYIIHKVPDGVPLEQAALAEPTACAVHALIEKTPVCPGDLVVVQGPGTMGLLSLQVAKAMGAGKVIVTGMSSDRWRLDIAERTGADRTIDIEEEDPIAIINEESLGLGADVVIEASGSCAACSQALEFVKVAGHVALLGVRGRPAEVDLDQMIVKELTMTGTWGTIPSSWVTTLKLMASDKIDVAPLITHRLSLDEWEHGFELMEDQKAIKVLFTNFS, encoded by the coding sequence TTGAAGACCCTTATGAAAACGGCTCATGGGCCGGGCAATTTGGAATTGAAGGACAATCCAAAACCCGAGCCTGCAAGTAACGAAGCGTTGGTGAAAGTTGCCGCAGCCGGCATCTGCGGCACGGATATTCACATAAAACACGATCAAGCATTTCACACTCCACCCGTTGTTCTCGGGCATGAATATTCGGGAACCGTTGTGGGGATTGGTTCGGACGTTTGCTCTATTGAGGTTGGAGATGATGTTGTGTCTCCAGCTACTGCATATTGTGGTCAATGCCATCAATGCAAAACCGGACATGTCAACCGATGCACAGATTCGAATAAGCGTATTCTTGGAGTCTCAAGAGCAAACGGAGCTTTTGCCCAATACCTAATTGTTCCAGAATACATTATTCACAAAGTTCCAGACGGGGTTCCTTTGGAACAGGCTGCTCTGGCTGAGCCCACTGCGTGCGCAGTTCATGCTCTGATTGAGAAGACACCAGTTTGCCCTGGAGATCTCGTTGTTGTGCAAGGTCCGGGGACAATGGGTTTGCTATCATTGCAGGTTGCAAAGGCAATGGGGGCCGGCAAGGTGATTGTGACTGGCATGTCTTCTGATAGATGGCGGCTCGACATCGCAGAACGTACCGGAGCTGACCGTACAATCGATATTGAGGAAGAAGACCCAATCGCTATAATCAATGAAGAATCCCTCGGACTTGGTGCTGACGTTGTGATTGAAGCATCTGGCTCCTGTGCTGCTTGCAGTCAAGCTCTAGAATTTGTGAAAGTGGCTGGGCATGTTGCCCTTCTTGGAGTGCGTGGTCGTCCTGCTGAAGTAGACCTCGACCAAATGATTGTGAAAGAGCTGACAATGACTGGCACATGGGGCACCATTCCATCATCCTGGGTAACAACACTGAAGTTGATGGCTTCAGACAAAATCGATGTCGCCCCCCTTATAACTCACCGTCTATCCCTTGATGAGTGGGAACATGGATTTGAGCTAATGGAGGATCAAAAGGCAATCAAAGTTCTATTTACCAATTTCTCATAA
- the menA gene encoding 1,4-dihydroxy-2-naphthoate octaprenyltransferase, whose translation MGSSHENGDTRESKGNGFKPIMPWIILIRPPFLLATAGSIAVGGAVAFSETGSFNWFLFILTLLSGVLIHMGTNSANDYFDHLSGNDDINVHYVKPFTGGSRMIQQGRLNPKDVLKVSLSLLTIAALIGFYLFLSVGWIVLILGLFGAFSGFFYAAPPIRLASKGIGELLVGLNFGVLLIIGTYYVQTQTFALQPLLVSVPIALSISAVLWINEFPDYHADKQVGKDTMVVRIGLRKASHVFVALILSVHILYAVFILSDLVNHYSAFVFCTVPLGVVSVIETRNRYPNPETLAPANASAVLNHLVLLGLLISSYLAASIKAPTTMLILIGTVVLLICFALAAGCRRLESSK comes from the coding sequence ATGGGATCATCCCATGAGAACGGGGATACAAGAGAATCAAAAGGAAACGGATTCAAGCCCATTATGCCATGGATTATCCTGATACGACCACCGTTCCTACTTGCCACTGCAGGTTCCATTGCTGTTGGTGGAGCAGTAGCATTTTCCGAGACCGGTTCCTTCAATTGGTTCCTCTTTATTCTAACCCTTCTGTCAGGAGTTCTCATACATATGGGAACAAATTCCGCAAATGACTACTTCGACCATTTGAGCGGTAATGATGACATAAACGTACACTATGTCAAACCATTTACAGGTGGTAGTCGCATGATACAACAAGGGAGGCTTAATCCCAAGGACGTTTTGAAGGTCTCGTTATCTTTACTGACAATTGCTGCTCTGATCGGGTTCTATCTCTTTCTAAGCGTAGGGTGGATTGTTCTCATACTGGGTTTATTCGGCGCATTCTCGGGTTTTTTCTACGCAGCCCCACCTATCCGCTTGGCAAGCAAAGGTATTGGAGAACTCCTGGTAGGCTTGAACTTTGGCGTTTTGCTCATCATCGGTACGTACTACGTTCAAACACAAACTTTCGCCCTTCAGCCGCTATTAGTATCGGTACCTATCGCTCTCTCAATATCAGCTGTATTATGGATCAACGAATTTCCGGATTATCACGCGGATAAACAAGTTGGGAAGGATACCATGGTAGTAAGAATAGGATTGCGAAAGGCATCCCATGTTTTTGTGGCTTTAATCCTATCTGTCCATATTCTATATGCTGTGTTTATCCTTTCGGACCTTGTCAACCACTACTCAGCTTTTGTGTTCTGTACAGTTCCCCTAGGTGTGGTTTCCGTGATTGAAACACGAAATCGGTATCCGAATCCAGAAACCTTGGCACCGGCCAACGCATCAGCAGTTTTGAATCATCTAGTCCTTCTCGGATTATTAATCTCATCTTATCTAGCTGCTTCAATCAAAGCACCAACTACCATGCTAATTCTAATAGGAACTGTAGTACTATTGATTTGTTTTGCTCTAGCAGCCGGTTGCAGAAGACTAGAATCAAGCAAATGA
- a CDS encoding polyprenyl synthetase family protein, which translates to MDNDLQHLINSDKSQTDQVLPNFLELAEIQSRLQRIDDYINQFMSSNQGKPEILYEAAYHLIKAGGKRLRSLIALLACEAVGGNIENVLPVALAAELLQTASLIHDDLIDDDERRRGVPTVHSIFGRKTALLAGDLLISQAIRLLGDYGEPDLLSHIGIGGTKMCEGEAADLYLSPERPEDYTLEEYLAITERKTVSFIEAAIRIGVAIGGGDEAKNRALRDYAKGIGVAFQIRDDILDIQSHEHTVGKTTKSDLRLGRPNYVILSALRYCNEETGQKLFKALVDEDIHQVLQIVDETAVVAVAKEDAKEHITKAKRALGEVKIFKRYLLNNMADYVIHRNV; encoded by the coding sequence ATGGATAATGACTTGCAACACCTCATCAATAGTGACAAGTCTCAGACTGATCAAGTGTTGCCGAACTTTCTAGAGTTGGCAGAGATACAATCAAGGCTGCAAAGGATTGATGATTACATCAACCAATTCATGTCCTCGAACCAAGGCAAACCAGAGATTTTGTACGAAGCAGCATACCATCTGATAAAGGCGGGAGGGAAGAGACTTAGATCACTGATTGCCCTACTTGCGTGTGAGGCAGTTGGAGGTAATATTGAAAATGTTTTACCGGTAGCCTTAGCAGCCGAGCTACTCCAAACCGCGAGTCTGATTCATGATGATCTCATTGATGACGACGAAAGAAGACGGGGTGTGCCAACGGTCCACAGTATCTTCGGTAGAAAAACGGCACTTCTTGCTGGTGATTTGCTGATATCACAGGCCATTCGCCTCCTAGGTGATTATGGGGAGCCAGACCTTCTGAGCCATATAGGAATCGGGGGAACAAAAATGTGCGAGGGAGAGGCTGCAGATCTATACCTTAGCCCAGAAAGACCGGAAGATTATACACTCGAAGAATATTTGGCAATAACCGAGCGAAAGACCGTATCGTTCATTGAAGCCGCCATTCGAATAGGTGTCGCAATCGGAGGCGGTGATGAAGCAAAAAATAGAGCACTCAGGGACTATGCAAAAGGCATAGGTGTAGCATTTCAGATTCGTGATGACATTCTTGATATCCAGTCTCATGAACACACTGTCGGAAAAACAACAAAGTCAGACTTGCGGCTGGGAAGACCAAACTATGTCATTCTTAGCGCATTGAGATATTGCAACGAAGAAACAGGACAAAAGCTATTCAAAGCGCTGGTTGACGAAGATATTCATCAAGTACTACAAATCGTTGATGAAACCGCTGTTGTTGCTGTTGCGAAGGAAGATGCAAAGGAACACATAACCAAAGCGAAGAGGGCACTTGGAGAAGTCAAGATATTCAAAAGATATCTTCTTAATAACATGGCAGATTACGTAATTCATCGTAATGTCTGA
- the crtI gene encoding phytoene desaturase: MRIGVIGAGIGGLSAAALLGKQGHEVILVEKTDRPGGRARVWEKDGFTFDMGPSWYLMPEIFDHYFEHFGRKAEDFYELMRLNPSYRIFFPEREIIDISANLEENMELFNQLEENGAEKLRKYLDQAEEKYEYLLDGLMYENLSGILSMLNPKLWRAGWKLSILSNIDDLVGKYFDDERSKKILEYSIVFLGGNPENTPALYSMISHIDFNLGVWYPYGGIGKIVDALVSLCEEYNVKFRYNTEVEHLRIEDKKVNKLITNNGSIKGDLFVVNADYPHAEIDLLEESYQQYPESYWEDKTIAPSAFVLYLGLDKKIDTLTHHNVILDHDWVAHFNQIFDEPGWPDKPAYYLCCPSRKDDTVAPEGMENIFVTVPISPGLEDTPQHREMYFNKIISHMEKVIGEPIQDSIMVKRIFTLDDFAKAYNAYKGTAVGLTHTFSQSAFFRPRHDSKKVDNLYYTGQYTHPGIGVPMALISSEIVADMIADDYDIA, translated from the coding sequence TTGAGGATTGGAGTCATTGGAGCAGGCATCGGTGGTCTTTCTGCAGCAGCGCTGCTTGGCAAGCAAGGACACGAGGTGATTCTTGTCGAGAAAACCGATAGGCCTGGAGGAAGAGCACGCGTCTGGGAAAAGGATGGTTTCACATTTGACATGGGACCATCTTGGTATCTGATGCCAGAAATCTTTGATCACTATTTCGAGCATTTCGGACGAAAAGCAGAAGATTTCTACGAGCTCATGCGTCTAAATCCGTCATACCGTATTTTCTTCCCGGAACGCGAGATTATTGACATCTCAGCGAACCTTGAAGAAAACATGGAGCTGTTTAATCAACTGGAAGAAAATGGCGCAGAAAAACTCCGGAAATATCTTGATCAAGCAGAAGAGAAATACGAATACCTGCTGGATGGTCTTATGTATGAGAATCTCTCGGGCATTCTATCGATGTTGAATCCAAAGTTGTGGCGGGCAGGTTGGAAACTCAGTATTCTTTCCAATATTGATGACCTGGTAGGCAAGTACTTCGATGACGAGCGAAGCAAAAAAATACTCGAGTATTCGATAGTTTTCCTTGGAGGGAACCCCGAGAATACACCCGCACTATATTCGATGATTTCTCACATCGATTTCAACCTAGGGGTCTGGTACCCGTATGGTGGCATTGGCAAAATCGTGGATGCCCTCGTTTCCCTATGCGAAGAATACAATGTTAAATTCCGGTACAACACCGAAGTTGAACACCTCCGGATAGAAGATAAGAAAGTGAACAAGCTGATAACCAACAACGGCTCCATCAAAGGTGATCTCTTCGTCGTCAATGCAGATTATCCCCATGCCGAAATAGACCTTCTAGAAGAGAGCTATCAGCAATATCCTGAAAGCTACTGGGAAGACAAGACCATTGCTCCATCAGCATTCGTTCTCTATCTTGGTCTTGACAAGAAAATTGACACTTTGACCCACCATAATGTTATTCTTGATCACGACTGGGTGGCACACTTCAACCAGATTTTCGATGAACCGGGCTGGCCCGATAAGCCGGCATACTATCTCTGCTGTCCATCGAGGAAGGATGATACGGTCGCGCCCGAAGGAATGGAAAATATATTCGTGACCGTGCCTATATCACCAGGTCTGGAGGATACCCCTCAACATCGAGAAATGTACTTCAACAAAATAATCTCACACATGGAGAAAGTGATTGGGGAACCTATTCAAGATTCAATCATGGTTAAACGCATCTTCACGCTGGACGATTTTGCCAAAGCTTACAACGCTTACAAAGGAACTGCGGTTGGACTTACTCACACCTTCAGTCAGTCCGCGTTTTTCAGACCAAGACACGACAGCAAGAAAGTGGATAATCTCTATTACACTGGCCAATATACGCACCCAGGAATCGGCGTACCAATGGCATTGATCTCTTCAGAGATTGTTGCAGACATGATAGCCGACGATTATGATATTGCATAA
- a CDS encoding carotenoid biosynthesis protein gives MQLEESNDVLLAVFCVAFFLSSYLVANVPIGESVTWVSAFFIVALALPSYYYFINWTGPRKGIFILILFSIFPVIIESIGISTGIPYGSFHYAETMGFKILGLVPWSVTFAFAPLLLGSMTVTTRLSQNTIIIIPASAIVLVLVDLVLDPAAVVLNIWVWSQPGIYYGVPLVNFVGWFFTGTVSSILFHYLTKTNSDKVVQMPRTVASSLFIILSFWTGFSLWEGLSVPFLVGISLIAFLFWRLYHPQKLEKPCSRT, from the coding sequence ATGCAACTGGAGGAATCTAATGATGTGTTGTTGGCTGTATTCTGTGTAGCCTTCTTCTTGTCAAGTTACCTAGTGGCTAACGTTCCAATTGGCGAATCGGTTACATGGGTTTCAGCTTTTTTCATTGTAGCCTTGGCACTACCCTCTTACTACTACTTCATCAACTGGACAGGTCCAAGAAAGGGCATATTTATACTGATTCTATTCTCGATATTTCCAGTTATCATCGAATCGATTGGAATCTCAACAGGAATACCATACGGGAGCTTCCACTATGCGGAGACTATGGGATTCAAGATTCTTGGTTTGGTCCCATGGAGCGTGACTTTTGCATTTGCACCACTGCTTCTTGGTTCTATGACTGTAACGACACGCCTTTCTCAGAATACCATCATAATCATTCCAGCTAGTGCAATTGTGCTCGTACTGGTTGACCTCGTGCTTGATCCTGCAGCGGTAGTACTCAACATTTGGGTTTGGTCCCAGCCAGGTATATACTACGGGGTTCCTCTAGTGAATTTCGTTGGATGGTTCTTTACCGGAACAGTATCCTCAATCTTATTCCATTATCTCACAAAGACGAATTCTGATAAGGTTGTCCAGATGCCTCGAACTGTAGCAAGTAGTTTATTCATTATACTGTCATTTTGGACTGGATTCTCACTCTGGGAGGGTTTATCGGTCCCGTTTCTGGTTGGTATTAGTCTGATTGCCTTCCTATTCTGGAGACTATACCATCCTCAAAAACTAGAGAAACCATGTAGCAGAACTTAA
- a CDS encoding phytoene/squalene synthase family protein produces the protein MLSEYQAHLATLPSEVHSSDVLDAPNLDLSYEYCMDIFKLHARSFHFASRYLNEEERKSIAALYGFCRLVDDFADETEMTVKEIEHELDLLKDIAERLAKGEIFSHPLFRAFGHTMVKYRIPVRYLHELIEGVRMDLRLKEIETVEELDKYCYHVASTVGLMMCHIWGSTDPETLDRAADLGVALQLTNILRDVAEDYDNSRIYLPKKLRDEFRVTISDFENRTVSPNFELLLKHEIARARSIYAKAEIGLQDLPPAASFTVRVAAEVYGEIMHEIEKMDYQVFAKRAVVPKWRKLWIAFKLRRKYNQEKKAYDSMQKD, from the coding sequence ATGCTGAGTGAATACCAAGCGCATTTGGCGACATTACCATCAGAAGTACATAGCAGTGACGTTTTAGATGCACCAAATTTGGACTTGAGTTACGAGTACTGCATGGATATTTTCAAATTGCATGCTCGATCGTTTCATTTTGCGTCTCGATATCTGAATGAAGAAGAACGGAAATCAATTGCTGCTCTGTATGGATTCTGTAGATTGGTTGATGATTTCGCCGATGAGACGGAGATGACCGTCAAGGAGATTGAGCATGAACTGGACCTCTTGAAAGATATTGCGGAACGCTTGGCGAAGGGCGAGATTTTCTCCCATCCGCTTTTCAGAGCATTCGGTCATACTATGGTGAAGTACAGGATACCGGTTCGATATCTTCATGAGCTGATTGAAGGCGTCAGAATGGACTTGCGTCTGAAAGAAATTGAAACTGTGGAAGAGTTGGACAAATACTGCTATCATGTGGCTTCGACGGTTGGTTTGATGATGTGCCACATTTGGGGAAGTACTGACCCAGAGACTTTGGATCGCGCTGCTGATTTGGGAGTAGCACTTCAACTTACCAACATATTGAGAGACGTTGCTGAAGACTATGACAACAGCAGAATCTATTTGCCCAAGAAGCTAAGAGACGAATTCAGGGTAACGATATCCGATTTTGAAAATCGTACAGTTTCTCCTAATTTCGAATTGCTTCTCAAACACGAAATCGCTCGAGCTCGTTCAATTTATGCAAAGGCCGAAATTGGTTTACAGGATTTGCCCCCGGCTGCTTCTTTTACTGTGAGAGTTGCAGCGGAAGTTTATGGTGAAATCATGCACGAAATCGAAAAGATGGATTATCAGGTCTTTGCGAAGCGGGCCGTAGTGCCAAAATGGAGGAAACTCTGGATTGCTTTCAAACTTCGCAGGAAATACAATCAAGAGAAGAAAGCATACGATTCGATGCAGAAAGACTAG
- a CDS encoding lipoate--protein ligase family protein: MSWRLLDNEESDIYRNLALEESLARTNAGAVDKTNTVRFWKSEPSVVLGRFQCVHEEVNIEFCRNNDISIARRFTGGGTVFHDEGNLNISFCLDQSESFVSRTLRELYWNFIGTLAKGLRSIGIGASYDPNRSCIRINGRKITGTAGWLKQGVSFIHGTLLLSANLETLRRALSPPPNQTVYLRDGRSIRCKESKKDVVTTIAKEFESPPTEDKIKQAIIDSIATFTGAEIVEDSFTEKEEAMANSLYHTRYKRTEWNLGTLTERKAKKQ, from the coding sequence ATGTCCTGGCGATTGCTAGATAATGAAGAATCCGACATATACAGGAATTTGGCGCTAGAAGAGAGTCTCGCTAGAACAAATGCCGGTGCAGTCGATAAGACAAATACAGTGCGATTCTGGAAATCGGAACCCTCGGTGGTCCTTGGTAGGTTTCAATGCGTTCATGAGGAAGTGAACATTGAGTTTTGTAGGAACAACGATATCAGTATAGCTAGAAGATTCACTGGTGGAGGAACTGTTTTTCACGACGAAGGTAATCTGAATATCTCATTCTGTCTCGATCAGTCGGAAAGCTTTGTTTCAAGAACCCTTCGAGAACTCTATTGGAATTTCATAGGCACTCTAGCCAAAGGTCTACGAAGCATCGGTATAGGCGCCAGTTATGACCCCAACAGAAGCTGTATTCGAATAAACGGCAGGAAGATTACAGGAACGGCGGGATGGCTCAAACAAGGAGTCTCATTCATCCACGGTACACTCTTACTATCTGCGAATCTCGAAACACTTAGGAGAGCACTTAGTCCGCCTCCAAATCAGACGGTCTATCTTAGAGATGGGAGGTCCATACGATGCAAGGAGAGCAAAAAGGACGTTGTTACCACAATTGCCAAAGAGTTTGAGTCACCACCTACTGAAGACAAAATCAAGCAAGCAATCATAGATAGTATTGCAACGTTCACAGGAGCAGAAATCGTCGAAGATAGCTTTACCGAAAAAGAAGAGGCCATGGCAAATTCGCTATACCACACGAGGTACAAGAGAACTGAGTGGAATCTAGGTACACTGACTGAAAGGAAAGCTAAGAAACAATAG
- a CDS encoding hydroxymethylglutaryl-CoA reductase — translation MICLIHGGTKKLQIPAFLLRKLYIKGSLENVDDGFKFKIKNSLSPGTATEMDPIKIDDTEYPLEDTVVSSEDVEVKGSEVSADNPIPIKVGVELVIMVKGEQLEEGEHKIDIGLQTKEAGKLAFDVKDAL, via the coding sequence ATGATTTGTCTAATCCATGGAGGAACCAAGAAATTGCAGATTCCGGCATTTCTCTTACGCAAGCTATACATTAAAGGCAGTCTCGAAAACGTTGATGATGGATTCAAGTTCAAAATTAAGAACTCACTTAGTCCGGGTACAGCAACAGAGATGGATCCTATAAAGATCGATGACACCGAATATCCACTTGAAGATACCGTTGTTAGTTCTGAAGACGTTGAAGTCAAAGGGTCAGAGGTGTCAGCTGACAATCCAATTCCAATCAAAGTTGGTGTTGAGCTAGTCATTATGGTTAAAGGTGAACAGCTCGAGGAAGGAGAACACAAGATTGACATCGGCCTTCAAACAAAAGAAGCCGGCAAACTAGCTTTTGATGTCAAAGACGCACTATAA
- a CDS encoding CGGC domain-containing protein has product MRGMKKLGIIICERYGDCAGGKCFRSLHDREGAFSIYKEELQVVGYATCGGCPGGNIEYATEEMKENGAEVIHLATGFLVGYPPCTWVDYFKDFIEEKFGLDVILGTHPIPSSYRNTHRALGTWEDPEWEERLKYVMTDVETRKRYG; this is encoded by the coding sequence ATGAGAGGAATGAAGAAACTCGGAATCATAATTTGTGAACGTTATGGCGATTGTGCAGGTGGTAAATGCTTCAGGTCACTACATGATCGAGAAGGTGCTTTTAGTATCTATAAAGAAGAATTGCAGGTTGTGGGTTATGCAACCTGTGGGGGCTGTCCAGGAGGCAACATAGAATACGCCACAGAAGAAATGAAGGAAAACGGCGCCGAGGTAATTCATTTGGCTACTGGGTTTCTAGTCGGGTATCCTCCATGTACCTGGGTTGATTACTTCAAAGATTTCATTGAAGAGAAGTTTGGCTTAGACGTCATTCTAGGGACACACCCAATTCCTTCAAGCTATCGCAACACTCATCGTGCTCTTGGAACTTGGGAAGATCCAGAATGGGAAGAACGTTTGAAGTATGTTATGACTGATGTTGAGACACGCAAAAGATATGGTTGA
- a CDS encoding carboxymuconolactone decarboxylase family protein produces MTKDVGDRLRYFQKHFGALNRDIPETRNAFTDLLKIVDQKGALPRKFKEIICIVASILEPCESCMVYHTKQALSAGASREEIMEGCAVAIVMGGGPAAAHIATVQDALDKWA; encoded by the coding sequence ATGACCAAAGACGTTGGCGATAGGCTGCGTTACTTCCAAAAGCATTTTGGCGCACTGAACAGAGATATTCCGGAAACAAGGAACGCATTTACCGATCTTCTCAAGATAGTAGATCAAAAGGGTGCTTTACCGCGTAAATTCAAAGAAATCATATGCATTGTAGCTAGCATTCTCGAGCCCTGTGAGAGCTGCATGGTATATCACACAAAACAAGCGCTATCAGCTGGAGCTTCTAGAGAAGAAATTATGGAAGGGTGTGCAGTTGCAATAGTTATGGGGGGCGGACCCGCAGCAGCCCACATTGCAACAGTGCAAGATGCATTAGATAAGTGGGCATAG
- a CDS encoding cupin domain-containing protein produces MVDLLSYDNAKYSKTHKTADGTTEAIYAPLRGMSKNHMDVSPLYLTKDSDLSDYKQVIDREVEGVWKNSLLNNENGSTHFAMRTYQIEPNGHTSRDTHEHDHGVYVLKGMPTAVVEGKSILLTAGDVLHIAGNEEHQFFNEGDNPAKFICVKNY; encoded by the coding sequence ATGGTTGATTTGCTCTCATACGACAATGCCAAATATTCTAAAACACACAAGACAGCTGATGGAACCACAGAAGCAATCTATGCTCCTTTGAGGGGTATGTCTAAAAATCATATGGATGTGTCTCCCTTGTATTTGACAAAAGATTCTGATTTATCTGATTACAAGCAAGTAATAGACCGTGAAGTTGAAGGTGTTTGGAAAAATTCACTGCTCAACAATGAGAATGGCTCAACTCACTTTGCGATGCGAACATATCAAATCGAGCCGAACGGTCATACTTCACGCGATACGCATGAACATGATCATGGTGTCTATGTCCTTAAAGGGATGCCTACTGCTGTTGTTGAGGGTAAATCAATACTACTTACTGCGGGTGACGTTTTGCATATCGCAGGAAATGAGGAACATCAATTCTTTAATGAGGGTGATAACCCTGCCAAATTCATCTGCGTGAAGAATTACTAA
- a CDS encoding prenyltransferase, with protein sequence MTNILRLAYRVSRVRFWLYLGGTYLVGYIIGISTVGQLIDPFFIAHLIYFMIPANILLYGVNDLSDRDTDMFNPKKGDKEYKTKQQDLKKLYVLVGLSFLYGFLLMSFQSDITAVLLFASWMVLSVLYSVEPIRLKAVPILDFTSNFLYVIPALLAIYQTTRTIPPLIPVFAAFCWTAAMQLFSAVPDIEADRKADVRSTAVAIGKGASLFLCLIFWTLFAVILVFVHPWNYPWNLLTFVYPLIPVYLILRRKADVSRVYWFFPYWNGIFGMVIFFTIGLPKLGIF encoded by the coding sequence ATGACGAATATCCTGAGGCTTGCTTATAGGGTTTCAAGAGTCAGGTTCTGGCTGTACTTGGGAGGTACCTACCTGGTAGGCTATATCATTGGCATTTCTACAGTGGGCCAACTCATTGATCCCTTCTTCATTGCCCACCTGATTTACTTCATGATTCCGGCCAATATACTTCTGTACGGCGTAAATGACTTGTCAGATCGCGATACGGATATGTTCAATCCAAAGAAAGGGGATAAAGAATACAAGACCAAGCAACAAGACCTAAAGAAGCTCTATGTTCTCGTGGGACTTTCTTTTCTCTATGGATTTCTCCTCATGTCTTTCCAGAGTGACATTACCGCGGTGTTGCTCTTCGCGTCTTGGATGGTTCTTTCTGTTCTTTACAGCGTGGAACCAATCAGGCTGAAAGCGGTTCCAATATTAGATTTTACTTCAAACTTCTTGTACGTAATCCCAGCCTTGCTGGCCATATATCAAACAACAAGAACTATCCCGCCGTTGATTCCAGTGTTTGCTGCCTTCTGCTGGACAGCCGCAATGCAGCTTTTCTCTGCTGTTCCAGATATCGAGGCGGATAGGAAAGCAGATGTAAGAAGCACAGCAGTAGCTATAGGAAAGGGAGCCTCACTTTTCCTATGTTTGATATTCTGGACACTCTTCGCTGTGATTCTTGTCTTTGTACATCCATGGAACTATCCATGGAACCTTCTTACCTTTGTGTATCCCTTGATTCCAGTCTACCTCATTCTCAGAAGAAAAGCGGATGTTAGCAGGGTCTACTGGTTCTTTCCATACTGGAATGGCATCTTTGGCATGGTAATCTTCTTCACTATTGGGCTTCCAAAATTGGGGATCTTCTGA